In a genomic window of Vigna angularis cultivar LongXiaoDou No.4 chromosome 6, ASM1680809v1, whole genome shotgun sequence:
- the LOC108344101 gene encoding aspartic proteinase CDR1, which produces MAFAYEQFLLLLMAFSTCLSSTSSNSSVKPERLVSRLIHPGSIHHPHYKPHATAQDRIQLDIQQSAARLAYIQARIEGSLVSNNDHKAIVSPSLTGRTILANISIGQPPIPQLVVIDTASDSFWVMCSPCTNCDNHLGPLFDPSKSSTFFPECKIPCLFKGCKCDPIPFSATYADSSTASGTYGRDTVVFETTDEGTSNILYVLFGCGHHIGYNSDPGHNGILGLNSAAESLATKIGRKFSYCIGNLADPHYNYNQLILGEGADLEGFSTPFEVHNGFYYVTMEGISIGEKRLDIAPGTFEIKKNVDDVHKLIYKEVRNLIGWSFRGATIENSPWMLCYYGSISKDLSGFPVVTFHFSEGADLTMDSGSFFSQVSNDIFCMTIGPASNIDIKSRPSIVGLLAQQSYNVGYDLVNNYVYFQRIDCELLSG; this is translated from the exons ATGGCATTTGCCTATGAACAATTTCTTCTGTTGTTGATGGCTTTCTCAACATGTTTATCATCAACTAGCAGCAATTCATCTGTTAAACCTGAAAGACTGGTCTCCAGACTCATTCACCCTGGCTCAATTCATCATCCCCACTACAAGCCACATGCAACAGCTCAAGACCGAATTCAACTTGATATCCAACAATCAGCAGCACGTTTAGCCTACATACAAGCAAGGATAGAAGGTTCTTTGGTCTCTAATAATGACCACAAAGCTATTGTTTCTCCCTCTTTAACTGGTAGAACCATACTGGCCAATATCTCAATAGGCCAACCCCCTATCCCACAACTAGTTGTTATAGACACTGCCAGTGACAGCTTCTGGGTCATGTGCTCCCCTTGCACAAATTGTGACAACCATTTAGGTCCACTCTTTGACCCCTCAAAGTCTTCCACATTTTTCCCAGAGTGCAAAATACCTTGTCTCTTCAAGGGTTGCAAATGTGACCCTATTCCATTTAGTGCCACTTATGCTGATAGCTCCACGGCTTCAGGAACATATGGTCGTGATACTGTTGTCTTTGAGACAACTGATGAAGGTACctctaatatattatatgtactATTTGGATGTGGCCATCACATTGGATACAATTCAGATCCAGGACACAATGGAATACTAGGACTAAACAGTGCAGCTGAATCTTTGGCAACAAAAATTGGTAGAAAGTTTTCTTACTGCATAGGCAACCTGGCTGACCCTCATTACAATTACAACCAACTGATATTAGGTGAAGGGGCAGATCTTGAAGGTTTTTCCACCCCTTTTGAAGTCCACAATGGCTTTTATTATGTCACCATGGAAGGCATAAGTATAGGGGAGAAAAGGCTTGACATAGCTCCAGGAACTTTTGAGATAAAAAAGAATG TTGATGATGTGCATAAACTAATATACAAAGAAGTTAGAAATCTCATTGGTTGGTCCTTTAGAGGAGCAACAATTGAAAATTCCCCATGGATGTTGTGTTATTATGGTAGTATCAGCAAAGATCTATCTGGGTTTCCAGTGGTTACATTCCATTTTTCTGAAGGAGCAGATTTGACTATGGATTCTGGAAGCTTTTTTAGCCAAGTCAGTAATGACATATTCTGCATGACTATAGGTCCAGCCAGTAACATCGACATTAAAAGTAGACCTTCAATTGTTGGATTGTTAGCCCAACAGAGCTACAACGTGGGATATGACCTTGTTAATAACTATGTTTACTTCCAAAGAATTGATTGTGAACTTCTTAGTGGTTGA